A genomic stretch from Juglans microcarpa x Juglans regia isolate MS1-56 chromosome 3S, Jm3101_v1.0, whole genome shotgun sequence includes:
- the LOC121258019 gene encoding phosphatidylinositol 3-kinase, root isoform isoform X1 has translation MSGTEFRFFLSCDINLPVTFRIERLEGNLLPTKSPNSEIDAPTEERRAELYVECALYIDGTPFGLPTRTRLESTGPPYCWNDLITLSTKYRDLTVHSQLAITVWDVSCGKDEGLIGGATILLFNSKMQLKTGRQKLRLWPGKEADGSFPTTTPGKVPQHERGELERLEKLVNKYERGQIQPVDWLDRLTFKAMDRIKDCESLKNGGSHVYVVVDFSSFEHQVVFQESGANFLLPSPITSTNEIVNVWDPEVGKINPSEHKQLKLARSLARGIIDRDLKPSSNERKSIQRILKYPPTRTLSGDERQLLWKFRFSLMSEKRALTKFLRCVEWSDVQEAKQALELMGRWEMIDVCDALELLSPVFESEEVRAYAVSVLERADDEELQCYLLQLVQALRFERSDKSRLSHFLVQHALRNSEFASFLRWYVAVELYDPTYAKRFYSTYEILEENMMKQLAGSANGGEDGFKLWQSLVRQTELTAQLCSIMRDVRNVRGNTQKKIEKLRQLLSGLLSELTYFEEPIRSPLAPNVLITGIVPSESSIFKSALHPLRLTFRTANGGSCKIIFKKGDDLRQDQLVVQMVSLMDRLLKLENLDLQLTPYNVLATGQDEGMMEFIPSRSLAQILSEHRSIISYLQKFHPDEHGPFGITATCLETFIKSCAGYSVITYILGIGDRHLDNLLLRDDGRLFHVDFGFILGRDPKPFPPPMKLCKEMVEAMGGAESQYYTRFKSYCCEAYNILRKSSNLILNLFHLMAGSNIPDIASDPEKGILKLQEKFRLDLDDEACIHFFQDLINESVSALFPQMVETIHRWAQYWR, from the exons ATGAGCGGGACCGAGTTCCGGTTCTTCTTGTCCTGCGACATCAATCTTCCAGTAACCTTTCGCATCGAGAGGTTGGAGGGTAATTTGCTCCCTACCAAGTCTCCTAATTCAG AAATTGATGCCCCAACAGAGGAGAGAAGAGCAGAGCTATATGTTGAATGCGCATTATACATTGATGGTACTCCATTTGGCCTCCCCACGAGAACAag GCTGGAATCAACTGGACCACCATATTGTTGGAATGATCTGATCACATTGAGCACTAAATATCGAGATTTAACTGTTCACTCACAGCTTGCTATAACG GTTTGGGATGTTTCATGTGGAAAAGATGAAGGATTGATTGGTGGAGCCACAATTCTTCTATTTAATAGCAAAATGCAACTCAAAACAGGGAGGCAAAAGCTTAGGCTTTGGCCAGGAAAGGAAGCAGATGGGTCATTTCCTACAACTACTCCTGGAAAG GTCCCACAGCATGAGCGTGGGGAGCTGGAGCGCTTGGAAAAGCTTGTGAATAAGTATGAGAGGGGACAGATTCAACCTGTTGATTGGCTCGATCGCCTCACATTTAAAGCTATGGACAGAATAAAGGATTGTGAAAGCCTGAAAAATGGAGGTTCTCACGTGTACGTGGTTGTTGATTTTTCTAGCTTTGAACATCAAGTTGTCTTTCAG GAATCAGGAGCAAATTTCTTATTACCATCTCCTATAACTTCAACGAATGAAATTGTCAATGTCTGGGACCCGGAAGTCGGAAAGATAAATCCTTCTGAGCACAAGCAACTAAAGCTTGCTAGGAGTTTAGCTCGTGGTATTATTGACAGGGATCTTAAACCAAGCTCTAATGAGAGAAA GTCAATACAAAGAATATTGAAATACCCACCAACAAGGACCTTGAGTGGAGATGAGAGGCAGCTACTATGGAAATTCCGTTTCTCATTGATGTCTGAGAAAAGGGCTCTCACAAAGTTTCTCCGATGTGTTGAATGGAGTGATGTTCAG GAAGCAAAACAGGCATTGGAATTGATGGGAAGGTGGGAAATGATTGATGTTTGTGATGCACTGGAGCTTCTTTCTCCTGTTTTTGAAAGTGAAGAG GTACGTGCATATGCCGTTAGCGTTCTTGAAAGGGCTGATGATGAAGAACTCCAGTGTTATTTACTTCAACTTGTTCAGGCTCTTCGATTTGAGCGTTCTGATAAATCTCGCCTCTCTCATTTCCTTGTGCAACATG CATTGCGCAATAGCGAGTTTGCTAGCTTTCTTCGCTGGTATGTTGCCGTGGAACTTTATGATCCTACGTATGCTAAACGTTTCTACAGTACCTATGAGATTCTGGAAGAGAATATGATGAAG CAGTTGGCAGGCAGTGCAAATGGAGGTGAAGACGGATTTAAATTGTGGCAAAGTTTGGTGCGCCAGACAGAATTGACTGCCCAATTGTGTTCGATTATGAGAGATGTAAGAAATGTACGTGGTAATACACAGAAGAAGATTGAAAAGCTTAGACAGCTGCTTTCTGGTCTTCTTAGTGAACTTACCTATTTTGAAGAG CCAATACGATCACCACTGGCTCCAAATGTCCTCATTACTGGTATTGTGCCATCTGAGTCATCAATATTCAAAAGTGCATTGCATCCCTTGCGCCTGACTTTCCGAACGGCGAATGGCGGAAGTTgcaaaatcatatttaaaaaggGAGATGATCTTCGGCAAGACCAATTG GTTGTTCAAATGGTATCACTCATGGATCGGTTGCTTAAATTGGAAAACCTTGATCTGCAATTAACGCCATATAATGTGCTAGCAACTGGGCAAGATGAAGGCATGATGGAATTCATACCATCACGTTCTTTAGCGCAG ATTCTCTCAGAGCATCGTAGCATTATAAGCTACCTCCAGAAATTTCATCCAGATGAGCATGGGCCTTTTGGCATTACAGCCACCTGCCTCGAAACATTTATAAAAAGCTGTGCTGGCTACTCCGTTATCACTTATATTCTGGGCATTGGAGACAG GCACCTTGACAACCTTCTCCTTAGAGATGATGGGCGTCTTTTCCATGTGGATTTTGGATTCATTCTTGGGCGAGATCCAAAGCCGTTTCCACCACCAATGAAGCTCTGCAAAGAAATGGTTGAGGCTATGGGTGGAGCTGAAAG TCAATATTATACAAGGTTCAAGTCATATTGTTGTGAGGCCTACAATATCCTCAGGAAATCTAGTAACCTTATTTTAAATCTCTTTCATCTAATGGCGGGTTCCAATATTCCTGACATAGCCTCTGATCCTGAAAAAGGCATTCTTAAG CTTCAGGAGAAGTTCCGCTTAGACTTGGATGATGAAGCGTGCATACACTTTTTCCAGGATCTTATCAATGAGAGTGTTAGCGCACTGTTTCCTCAAATGGTTGAGACTATTCATCGGTGGGCTCAATACTGGCGCTGA
- the LOC121258019 gene encoding phosphatidylinositol 3-kinase, root isoform isoform X2 — translation MSGTEFRFFLSCDINLPVTFRIERLEGNLLPTKSPNSEIDAPTEERRAELYVECALYIDGTPFGLPTRTRLESTGPPYCWNDLITLSTKYRDLTVHSQLAITVWDVSCGKDEGLIGGATILLFNSKMQLKTGRQKLRLWPGKEADGSFPTTTPGKVPQHERGELERLEKLVNKYERGQIQPVDWLDRLTFKAMDRIKDCESLKNGGSHVYVVVDFSSFEHQVVFQESGANFLLPSPITSTNEIVNVWDPEVGKINPSEHKQLKLARSLARGIIDRDLKPSSNERKSIQRILKYPPTRTLSGDERQLLWKFRFSLMSEKRALTKFLRCVEWSDVQEAKQALELMGRWEMIDVCDALELLSPVFESEEVRAYAVSVLERADDEELQCYLLQLVQALRFERSDKSRLSHFLVQHALRNSEFASFLRWYVAVELYDPTYAKRFYSTYEILEENMMKLAGSANGGEDGFKLWQSLVRQTELTAQLCSIMRDVRNVRGNTQKKIEKLRQLLSGLLSELTYFEEPIRSPLAPNVLITGIVPSESSIFKSALHPLRLTFRTANGGSCKIIFKKGDDLRQDQLVVQMVSLMDRLLKLENLDLQLTPYNVLATGQDEGMMEFIPSRSLAQILSEHRSIISYLQKFHPDEHGPFGITATCLETFIKSCAGYSVITYILGIGDRHLDNLLLRDDGRLFHVDFGFILGRDPKPFPPPMKLCKEMVEAMGGAESQYYTRFKSYCCEAYNILRKSSNLILNLFHLMAGSNIPDIASDPEKGILKLQEKFRLDLDDEACIHFFQDLINESVSALFPQMVETIHRWAQYWR, via the exons ATGAGCGGGACCGAGTTCCGGTTCTTCTTGTCCTGCGACATCAATCTTCCAGTAACCTTTCGCATCGAGAGGTTGGAGGGTAATTTGCTCCCTACCAAGTCTCCTAATTCAG AAATTGATGCCCCAACAGAGGAGAGAAGAGCAGAGCTATATGTTGAATGCGCATTATACATTGATGGTACTCCATTTGGCCTCCCCACGAGAACAag GCTGGAATCAACTGGACCACCATATTGTTGGAATGATCTGATCACATTGAGCACTAAATATCGAGATTTAACTGTTCACTCACAGCTTGCTATAACG GTTTGGGATGTTTCATGTGGAAAAGATGAAGGATTGATTGGTGGAGCCACAATTCTTCTATTTAATAGCAAAATGCAACTCAAAACAGGGAGGCAAAAGCTTAGGCTTTGGCCAGGAAAGGAAGCAGATGGGTCATTTCCTACAACTACTCCTGGAAAG GTCCCACAGCATGAGCGTGGGGAGCTGGAGCGCTTGGAAAAGCTTGTGAATAAGTATGAGAGGGGACAGATTCAACCTGTTGATTGGCTCGATCGCCTCACATTTAAAGCTATGGACAGAATAAAGGATTGTGAAAGCCTGAAAAATGGAGGTTCTCACGTGTACGTGGTTGTTGATTTTTCTAGCTTTGAACATCAAGTTGTCTTTCAG GAATCAGGAGCAAATTTCTTATTACCATCTCCTATAACTTCAACGAATGAAATTGTCAATGTCTGGGACCCGGAAGTCGGAAAGATAAATCCTTCTGAGCACAAGCAACTAAAGCTTGCTAGGAGTTTAGCTCGTGGTATTATTGACAGGGATCTTAAACCAAGCTCTAATGAGAGAAA GTCAATACAAAGAATATTGAAATACCCACCAACAAGGACCTTGAGTGGAGATGAGAGGCAGCTACTATGGAAATTCCGTTTCTCATTGATGTCTGAGAAAAGGGCTCTCACAAAGTTTCTCCGATGTGTTGAATGGAGTGATGTTCAG GAAGCAAAACAGGCATTGGAATTGATGGGAAGGTGGGAAATGATTGATGTTTGTGATGCACTGGAGCTTCTTTCTCCTGTTTTTGAAAGTGAAGAG GTACGTGCATATGCCGTTAGCGTTCTTGAAAGGGCTGATGATGAAGAACTCCAGTGTTATTTACTTCAACTTGTTCAGGCTCTTCGATTTGAGCGTTCTGATAAATCTCGCCTCTCTCATTTCCTTGTGCAACATG CATTGCGCAATAGCGAGTTTGCTAGCTTTCTTCGCTGGTATGTTGCCGTGGAACTTTATGATCCTACGTATGCTAAACGTTTCTACAGTACCTATGAGATTCTGGAAGAGAATATGATGAAG TTGGCAGGCAGTGCAAATGGAGGTGAAGACGGATTTAAATTGTGGCAAAGTTTGGTGCGCCAGACAGAATTGACTGCCCAATTGTGTTCGATTATGAGAGATGTAAGAAATGTACGTGGTAATACACAGAAGAAGATTGAAAAGCTTAGACAGCTGCTTTCTGGTCTTCTTAGTGAACTTACCTATTTTGAAGAG CCAATACGATCACCACTGGCTCCAAATGTCCTCATTACTGGTATTGTGCCATCTGAGTCATCAATATTCAAAAGTGCATTGCATCCCTTGCGCCTGACTTTCCGAACGGCGAATGGCGGAAGTTgcaaaatcatatttaaaaaggGAGATGATCTTCGGCAAGACCAATTG GTTGTTCAAATGGTATCACTCATGGATCGGTTGCTTAAATTGGAAAACCTTGATCTGCAATTAACGCCATATAATGTGCTAGCAACTGGGCAAGATGAAGGCATGATGGAATTCATACCATCACGTTCTTTAGCGCAG ATTCTCTCAGAGCATCGTAGCATTATAAGCTACCTCCAGAAATTTCATCCAGATGAGCATGGGCCTTTTGGCATTACAGCCACCTGCCTCGAAACATTTATAAAAAGCTGTGCTGGCTACTCCGTTATCACTTATATTCTGGGCATTGGAGACAG GCACCTTGACAACCTTCTCCTTAGAGATGATGGGCGTCTTTTCCATGTGGATTTTGGATTCATTCTTGGGCGAGATCCAAAGCCGTTTCCACCACCAATGAAGCTCTGCAAAGAAATGGTTGAGGCTATGGGTGGAGCTGAAAG TCAATATTATACAAGGTTCAAGTCATATTGTTGTGAGGCCTACAATATCCTCAGGAAATCTAGTAACCTTATTTTAAATCTCTTTCATCTAATGGCGGGTTCCAATATTCCTGACATAGCCTCTGATCCTGAAAAAGGCATTCTTAAG CTTCAGGAGAAGTTCCGCTTAGACTTGGATGATGAAGCGTGCATACACTTTTTCCAGGATCTTATCAATGAGAGTGTTAGCGCACTGTTTCCTCAAATGGTTGAGACTATTCATCGGTGGGCTCAATACTGGCGCTGA